A segment of the Robbsia sp. KACC 23696 genome:
CGCGAGCAACGATTGCAGCAAATGCCGGCTTGTCGAAGATCGCCATGTCGGACAGAACCTTACGGTCCAGCTCGATAGCCAGCTTCTTCAAACCGTTCATGAACACGCTGTACGTCACGCCATGCTCACGCGATGCCGCATTGATACGTGCAATCCAAAGCGCACGGAACACGCGCTTCTTGTTGCGACGATCGCGGTATGCGTATTGGCCGGCACGCATGACGGCCTGCTTGGCGATACGATAAACGTTATTGCGACGGCCGCGGAAACCCTTGGCCTTGACAATGATCTTCTTGTGACGGGCCCGCGCTGTGACCCCGCGTTTTACTCTAGGCATGGAATGCTCCTATTTGCAGGGTTAAGCGTACGGCATCATCGCGCGCACGGACGCGACGTCCGATGCGTGGACACCTTCGGTACCACGAAGTTGACGCTTGTTCTTCGTCGTCTTCTTGGTCAGGATGTGGCGCTTGAAGGCTTGACCGCGCTTGACGGTACCGCCCGGACGCACGACAAAGCGCTTGGAGGCGCTTTTCTTCGTCTTCATCTTCGGCATGA
Coding sequences within it:
- the rplT gene encoding 50S ribosomal protein L20, with protein sequence MPRVKRGVTARARHKKIIVKAKGFRGRRNNVYRIAKQAVMRAGQYAYRDRRNKKRVFRALWIARINAASREHGVTYSVFMNGLKKLAIELDRKVLSDMAIFDKPAFAAIVARVKEVQAA
- the rpmI gene encoding 50S ribosomal protein L35, with protein sequence MPKMKTKKSASKRFVVRPGGTVKRGQAFKRHILTKKTTKNKRQLRGTEGVHASDVASVRAMMPYA